Within the Leptotrichia sp. oral taxon 498 genome, the region CTTCTTATTTTCAAATCCAAACTGCTCCAATAATTTTTTTCTGTTTTCTTTTTGAATTCCTTCAATTTGATTTTCAATGGGACAGTAATCTGACATATTTCCAGCATTTTTTTTTGTGTAAATCGCTTTTACTCCCAGTTTTTCAAATTCTTCTATGTAGAAATAATTTTCTTTTTCAACAAACATTGTTTTCCCCTTTATTTTATAATGGCTTGTGATAAATTTGAAAATATAATTTCTATATTTTTAATTTGTTCATTCAAATCTTTAATTTGCCATTTTCCGTTAATTTTTTCCATATTCACAGTTGCACTTACTTGTGTGTAATTTTCTTCTTTTTTCATTTCATCGTCCATAACTTCGGCAATTCCGTTCATAATTTTAGAAGTACCTTCGTTTTTGTCCATTGATTGCATTTTAGAAATCATGTCATTTACATCTTTATATTTCAGTTTTTTTGCCACAAGATCAAAAAGTACGCCTTCATTTTGAAGTTTCTGAATTTTAGAGTTGTCTAAAATTTTCACTTTTTGAGAAATTTGAGCGTCTTTATCACTAAAAAATTTTATTTCTTCGATTTTTGATTTTTGATATTCAATTCCTTTTTCAATCATTCTAACTGCCATTTGTTTAGCAGTTTGAAGACTTAGGTCATCGCCACCGTTTTTAGTTGATTTTATTTGTTCTTCAATCACTTTTGTCGCAAGTTCTTTCACTTTTTCCTTAAATTTTTTCTGATCTTCTTCAAACGCTTTTTTCACTTCCAAAGAATTTCTTTTCATCTTTTTTTCAGAAATTTTATAATTTTCACTTTTGGTTACATTGTAATCTAATTTTAGGTCAGGACCACACATTTGTATTGACATAGCAAGTAAAAAAATCATAAATAGTTTTTTCATAAAGTTCCCACTTTCTTTTTAAATAAAATTTTTTTATTTTTTTCTGTTCTCAAAATATTGCGTAAGTTCCATAAGCAATTCATTTCCGTAAAAATCATTTTTTATAATTTCATTCGCTTCTTTAAGACATTTATCTAACATCTCTTTGCTTTTTTTTAAACCAAACAAACTTGGATAAGTCAATTTTCCATTTTCCACATCGTTTGATTTTTTTCCAGTATTTTCAAATTCTCCTTCAATATCCAAAATATCGTCTTTTATCTGAAAAGCAAGTCCAATAAGTTTTGAATATTCCACTAATTTTTCTCTTTTTTCTTTTTGTGTATCAAAAGCAATTAGCGGCAATTCAATTGCAGCGGTTAAAAGTTTTCCTGTCTTATGGGTGTGAATGTATTTTAATATTTTTTTATTTTCTTCAATATTTATATTTTTTTTGATATTTTTTTCTGTGTCTAAATTTTGTAATTTTTCAGATTCAACATCTTTATATTGTCCGCCAACCATTCCGTAAAATCCTGCATATTCTGAAAGTTTTAGAATTATCGCAACTTTATTTTTATCGCTAATTTTCGTTGAACTGGAAATGATATTAAACGCTTCCGTCAAAAGCACATCTCCCACTAAAATAGCCGTCGCTTCATCAAATTTTATGTGAGTTGTCAATTTTCCACGGCGATACATATCGTTGTCCATTGCTGGTAAATCGTCGTGAACAAGCGAATAGCAGTGAATAAACTCAAGTGCAGCTGCAATATCTTCCACATTTTCATAACTTTTTTGAAATAAGTCGCACATCATATACATAAGAATGGGACGAATTCTTTTTCCGCCGTTCATAACAGCATAATTCATCGCTTCGGAAAGTCTTTCTGGATATTCATATTTTTGCAATTTTTTTTGTAAATTTTTTTCTATAATTTCTTTTTTTCTTTTAAATAATCTTTTAACATAGTTTTTACACCGTTTCATATTTATATATTTTTTAATTTTTTTAATTAGAATAATTTTTTAAAAGTATTTTTTAAACTAATCTAGATCTTCAACTTCTATTTTCCCATTTTTTTCCAAAACTTTTAGC harbors:
- a CDS encoding polyprenyl synthetase family protein; this translates as MKRCKNYVKRLFKRKKEIIEKNLQKKLQKYEYPERLSEAMNYAVMNGGKRIRPILMYMMCDLFQKSYENVEDIAAALEFIHCYSLVHDDLPAMDNDMYRRGKLTTHIKFDEATAILVGDVLLTEAFNIISSSTKISDKNKVAIILKLSEYAGFYGMVGGQYKDVESEKLQNLDTEKNIKKNINIEENKKILKYIHTHKTGKLLTAAIELPLIAFDTQKEKREKLVEYSKLIGLAFQIKDDILDIEGEFENTGKKSNDVENGKLTYPSLFGLKKSKEMLDKCLKEANEIIKNDFYGNELLMELTQYFENRKK